Sequence from the Paenibacillus tundrae genome:
CTGTAGATTACCTCAAGGCCATGCGCGATAAATAGATAGGATACACCCTTCTGCTGTTGAAGCTTCTTCAGCAATTCCAAAATCTGTGCCTGAATGGTCATATCGAGTGCAGAGGTTGGTTCGTCACAGACGATAACGGCAGGTTCTGCTGCAAGTGCTCTGGCGATGCCCACACGCTGACATTGTCCACCAGACAGTTCTCCGGGATATCGCGATTTGAACTCTCGGGGTAAACCAACATCATCCAACAATTCGTCCACCCGTTTATCGATTGCTTTCGCATTCATCTGAAAGTACAGCTTCAGTGGTTCAGCCACGATATCTCTGATTTTCCATCTTGGATTCAGGGAAGAGACCGGATCTTGGAAAACATATTGGATGCTGCGCTTGTCAGAGCGAATACGCTTCGTGCCACTTAAGGCTTTGTCACCCAGGGCGATCGAGCCTGATGTAAGTGGAATCATGCCAGCGACCATTTTTGCAACCGTCGTTTTGCCACTGCCGGATTCACCAACAATGCCTAATGTCTCCCCTTGCCCTAGATAAAACGAAACATCTTGTACCGCGGCAAAATCGGTGCCGTTCCTCGTCCGATATACCTTATGAAGTCCCTCAGCCTCCAACAGATGTTTGCTCATATGTCCACCCCCTCAAAATAAATACGGGGCATGCTGTTTAGCAGCTGCTTGGTGTATGGATGTTCCGGTCGCCCGAATATCGCTTCCTTCGTACCTTCTTCAACCAGATTGCCATGTCTCATTACGATAACACGGTCAGCAATCTCGTGAACCACACCAAGATCATGCGTAATGAACAGCACCGTCATGCCATATTGCTCTTTCAGCTTCAGGATTAACCGCAAAATCTGAGCTTGAACCGTCACATCCAATGCTGTTGTCGGCTCATCTGCAAGCAGCAATTCAGGTCGAGAAGACAAGGCCATTGCAATCATGACACGCTGCCTCATTCCACCAGACAACTGAAACGGATACTGCTTCACAACGTCATCCACATTGCGGATCTCTACCTGGGTTAACCAGGATTTTGCTTCTTCAAGCGCGGCTTTTTTGCTGATTCTTTTTGGCGCGTGCAAACGAATGACATCCACCATTTGGGTTCCAATCGTGTAGACCGGGTTTAACGCACTCAGTGCATCTTGGAAGACCATGGCAATCCGTTTGCCACGAATACGTTGCATCTGTTTCTCATTTAAGGTCAGCAAATCCTGACCGTCGAACCAGATCTGTCCATGGGTATATTGTGCAGCAGGTCGTGGTAACAATTGCATAATTGATTTGGCGGCAACGCTCTTTCCGCTTCCCGACTCACCAACTAGGCACAATATTTCACCCTCACGGATATCCAAGGAAATATGATGAAGCACGTCCGTATGTTGGTCACGCTTGGTGAAACGAATGCCCAATTCATTGATGCGCAGGAGTGATGTGTCTTTCATTAGCTTCTCTCCTTGCTAAGGTCGAATTGCCCCACATTTGATTCCGGTTGCTTCAGAAGCCGCTGTAAGGCTTCATGGGCAAGCACAAGATCAAATATGGACAGACCGAACGCATTAAACATTATTTTACGATCAGAGTGCCGCTGAATTGCAGGATCAGGCTCAGCCAGAAGTGTTTCTAACAGGGTTACCTTACCGCCAATTTCCGGTGTCTTGCGTGCAAGACCGAATAACGACTGACTGCTAGATGGAACGCCGGCTTCATAATCATCACATACAATATGGTCAAATGATTCAATGGCTTCTGCATCAACATCACGCATGCCAATATGAAGATACAGATGACCTTGAACAAAATGGTCTGCATGTAGGTACGGAGTGGAAGCGGATGTCGCCCCGACTACAATCTCAGCACAATCAAGTCGTTCCGGAAGAGAAGCATGGACACGGCTCCGAATACCCCGTTTTCCAAGGATATCTGTGTGATTTTCAAGCAACTTCTCTGCATGCTGCATCGTACGACTCCACACATGAACTTCCTTCAGTTCAGGCATGAATGGCACAATACTGCGAAGCTGGTGACTCGCCTGAAATCCAGATCCGCAGAGGAACAATGATGATGCCTTAGATCCTGCTAACGCTTTGATTGCAGTCGCAGATACTGCACCTGTACGGAGCCCGCTGATCAACTCTCCTTCCAACAGTGCAAGTGGTCTGCCTGTTGCTAATTCGTTGAGCACAACGACCGGATGTGTATACGGTATCGAAGGATCGGAGTGTGGCACATGGGAAGTCCATTTCAGTCCAGCTACGCCTTCCTCAGCAAGATACGCAGGCAAGGAATAGAAAGCTCCCTCTTCTCTAGCTCCAGCAGCCATCGCTACCTCCTGTGCACCTACTGCTGTCCCCTGTGCCTTTTGACTAAAGGTTCGTTCAATCAGACGTTGTGCAACTAAAGGGTCGGCTATCCCACTTTGCTTGATGCTTTCTCGTGATACGAAGTACATTCGCTCCATCCTCCTTCCTGCTTTGACATCATGTGTTGCTTAGCTTCTTCGAATCGCTTTCCTTCGAATCTCTTCATGTTCATCGGAACTCCGCTCGGTCTCTAAGCCAATCGCCGAACAAATTAATTGTCATAATGACCAGAGCAATAGCCAGACCCGGTATCGTAGACAACCACCATGCCGAACTGATATAACTCTTACCGTCATTCACCATTCCGCCCCAAGATGGTGTAGACACATCAATACCGAGCCCAAGGAAGCTTAATGCTGCCGCGAGCAAGATCATGTGTGACATCTGTAAGGCAGCTTGTGTAGCGATCGTATACAGGGTGTTTGGTAAAATATGCTTCGCCATGATACTGATGCTCGGCACACCCATGGCTTTGGCTGCTTCGACGTACTCCAACTCTTTCAACGAGAGTACCTGACTACGAACAACACGTGCAAAGGTCACCCAACCTGTAACTGCCAGCACAATAACAATATTCGTGAGACCTGACCCAAGCACAGCAACCATAACGATGGCGAGCAGCATGCTTGGGATGGACATCTGGATATCAGCTAGACGCATTAATACCGCATCCGTTTTACCACCGAAGTACCCGGCTACGATTCCAATAATACTGCCCAGCACACCGGAAATGACAACGGCGACAATGCTGATCCAGAGCGAGAGTCTGCCCCCATATAACAATCTGCTGAGCACATCCCTGCCCAATTGATCAGTGCCAAGCAAGCTCATTGCGCCGTCTCCACTATACGTGCTCCCTGGTGGGATAAGGATATCCTGCAATGACTGCCTATACGGATCGAATGGCGCGAATAGCGGGGCAAAGACCGTCAGCACGAAGATGACGGTCAACGAACCTATGCTGGCAATGCCCTTGGCATTGGCACGAAGCAAAGATCGTTTTTTCATGATTATCCCTCTCTTCGTTTAGTGCACTTTGATTCTTGGATCAAGGCGATGGTAGATCAGATCCGTCACAAGTGTAATGGCGATATAGATGATGCTGATCACAAGAATACTTGCCTGCACCAACGGGAAATCGCGGTTGCTAACACCTTGTATGATCAACTGCCCCACACCTGGCCATGAGAAAATCGTTTCAGTCACCACTGCGCCAGCGATCATGACTCCGAATTCCAGGCTAATGACGGTAATAACCGGCAGAAACGCGTTTTTGAGCCCGCGTTTCAAAATCCGGCTAGGTTTGGAGAATCCTTGAGCTTGACTTGTAATCATATACCCCTTGTCCATGACTTCAATAAGAGAGGCTCGCATCGTACGAGCAATCGGAGCAATCGGGTACGCTGCTAAAGTCAGTGCTGGTAGTATAATCGACTCCAATCCGCGATTGCCTGACGTTGGCAACCAGTGGAGATTGACTGCAAAAATCATGATTAACACGATACCAATCCAGAATACTGGCAGTGATTGAGTTAAGAAAATCCAACCGTTGACCACATAGTCGATCCAGCTATTCTTTTTATACGCCGACACGATCCCTGCCAGCAAACCAACAGTGACCGCAATAACGATTGCAAACATGGCCAGATCTATGGTCGCTGGCATTCGTTCAAGCACCAGCTTCAGCGCGGATTCTTTGTAATACAGCGAGTTTCCCAAATCGCCAGTAAATAGGTTTTTTAGATAATCGATGTACTGCATCCAGAGAGGTTGATTGAACCCTAAGCTCTCTCGAAGCGCGGTCACCTGTTCTTCGCTCGCTTCAGGTGGAAGCATTAGGCGCGCCGGATCACCTGACAAGCGAATAATGAAAAATACAAGCGTTGCCGCACCGAGGACTGCAAGTACCGATTGTCCCAAACGTTTAAGCACGTAATGCTTCAATGGTTAACACTCCCATCCGGGCTTGGCCAAGTCACTAAAGACGCCTGCCGATTTACTCGTTACCTGCTGAAATCGTCGATACCGGAATGGAGCCATCCACACGGCCGTCCCATTTCAATCCATCAGATACCCCATAGTACTGGTTCTCCTGATACAGGAAAATACGTGGTGCATCTTTCAACACTTCATCTTGGATCTCTTGATAAAGCTGTTTGCGTTTAGCCTCATCTGTAACTGATCTGGCCTCATCCAGCTTAGCATCTACGTCCTTATTCGCATAAGTGGAGTAAGACTCTCCTGAACGAAGAATGGCATAGATCGCTGCATCTGCATCAAGCGTGTTCGTACTGCTCCAACCAAGTACATACATATCCGATTGTTTGCCCGCAGGTACGAGTGTGCGATATACCGAACTTTCTACGTTATTAACTTTGATATTTACGCCAACGGCTTTGAGTTGCTCTGCAATGACTTGCGCAACATCCGTGTTTTTGATGTACCAACTTACTGTATCCAGTGTTGCGGAGAATCCGTTCGGGTAACCTGCTTCTGCTAACAATTGCTTCGCTTTTTCCGGATCATAGCTATACCCTTCTGGTTCGCCAGCATATCCGAAGTCTTTTGGACCAATCAAGCTATTCGTTTGAACCGCAGCGCCTTGAAGCACTTTATCTACAATAGATTTAACATCGATAGCATAGTTCAGGGCTTGTCTTACTTTTGGATCATCAAATGGTTTTACATCGGTTTTGAAGCCGACATATACTGTATTGCCCGCACGTTCAACTGTGGAGAGACGTGCAGTAGACGATGATTCGATTTTCTCACGATCTTCTGGAGATACCGCTGTAATCAGATCTACCTCACCGTTCAACAGCGCGCTTACACGTGTCGAAGCTTCAGGAATAGAACGGAAAGTAACCTTCTTCACATCAGGTTCGCCGCCCCAGTAATTCGGGTTAGCTTCTAATACTACATTGCTGCCTTTATCCCAGCTTACGAACTGGTATGGGCCTGTGCCGATCGGTTTTTGAGCAAATTGCTCTTGTCCTACTTCTTCAGCATATTTGGGAGGTACAATTTCAGTTGGATAACGATTAAACCGTGTTGGTACAAGTGGGTCAGGTTTCTTCGTTACAACGTTAACCGTGTACTCATCAACAACGTTGACTTCTTGGATCGTAGATACATAACTAGCTGTCGGTGCATTGTTCGCTGGATCAAGCACACGATCAAGGGAGTACTTCACTGCATCGGCATTGAACGCCTCGCCATTGGTGAAGGTTACTCCCTCACGCAGTTTGAATTGCCATGTTGTATCATCGATTTGACTCCAGCTTGTCGCTAGACCAGGTACAAGTTTTTCTTCTGCGTCCCGTTTAACCAAGGTATCGAAGATATTGTCCACGACCTGTGCATTTTCGGTCAGAAAGCCCGGATCCAATCCGTTTACGTCAAATGCGCGGGCAATCGTGATTTCTAGTTTTTGATCTTGCCCTTCACCTGTTGCTTCTTCACCCGCTCCTGATTTACTCGTTGTAGAGCAGCCTGCGGCGAATACGGCCAACAGTGTCAGGATTAGAAGAAACTTACTCTTTTTCATGATGTACAACCCCCGTTAATTAAATTATGCTAATTTGCCCAACATGACCGCGTAACCGTTCTGATGAACTGTCGATGCTGCATGAATGGATAAAATGACACCATGTTCAATGGGACAGATTATGGACTGCTCTTCAAGTCCCGGATATGACAGTACGCGCATTAGCTCTTCCCCTAGCCGAGCGTTCTCTCCAACTTGCCTACTAAACGTTAACAAACCGCTCGTTTCAAATCTCATTTCAACGATGTCAGAGATCTGTGCAGGTTTTCGGTTCATGCCAGGTGTTTCTTCCGCCTGAGAAAATTGTACGGATGGATATACGCCAAGTTGATCAAGGATCACCTGAACGGCTTGTAGATGCGTATCCACGGCTCTGGAAGTCCAGTAATTGCCTCCTCCACTCTCCAGTAAGACGGCCGGAATCCCCTGTTGACACACTTCATTAATCAACATCCCTTTGGTACCCGACTGGCAGACATACGTGGCTGTAAGCGGAATTTTATTTAGTACCGCCATACTACGCTCGAATGCAGCATCATGGTCGCTTGCTACCATCGCAAACGGACAGACATCCAACCAGCGACCGCCTCCATGCAGATCAATCAGAAAATCGGCATATGCGATGATATTGTTAGCCAGCCAGCGACCATAACGACCGGAGTATGAAGCATCTGTTGCATTTTGACCAAAAACCCGGTTCAGGTTTATGCCATCCAGTGGACTGCCATTCGTTCCCGCAAGCATCGCGGTTGGATTCGTGACAGGACACAATATCAGATTCCCAGACAAATGCTCCGGCACAATATCATTCATAAGTTTAGCGCAAGCGATAATGCCATCATGCTCGTCTCCATGCAGCGCAGCCTGTACCCATACCGTCGGCCCCTCTTGGATCCCCTTGATCAGAAACAAAACGATTGTTTGCTCCTCATGAATCTCTTGAATTCGGGATACACTTGCCGAGGGTTGTTGTCTGAAAGCTTGTTCCAGACTTGCATAAACGGGATATGGTTTTGCAAAAATGGAAGCTGCCGATAGGGACTGATGCATGATGAAATGAACCGCCTTTCTATAACCGAGTATTCTTGTATGAATTATAAAATTTAGTTGATACTATCAAACGATGTGTCATTCTGTCAATGTCATAAATTGTATAAAAATAGCGTTATATGTCGAATAAACGGTGATAATATGCGGTTGATATCGATTACAAAAAAAATCGGATTTTGAATTATATAATGAAGAAATTGTATAAACATACGAAAAAAGCCGCTCTTAAGCGACTTCGTATGACATTATCTACAGTTCAATCCCTTCTCCAGGTTCGAGCACCTTGCCTACCCCATTTGGCAAGAGTGAGACAAAGGCATGTGGATCCTGCTGAATAAAAGGAAATGTATTGAAGTGAATTGGCACAACCTGTTTAGCTTGAAGCCATTCTGCCGCTACTGAAGCATCTTCTGCACCCATCGTATGATTATCCCCGATCGGTAGAAAAGCTAGATCAATATCATTGCGTTCTCCAATTACCTTCATATCATAAAACAGTCCCGTATCTCCTGCATGAAACACGGTTTTGCCCTCAGCAGTGAACAGTATTCCGGTAGGCATGCCTGTGTAGATGATTGTTCTTGTCTCTGGATCTACATAACTTGAACTATGAAAAGCCTGTGTTATCTTTACTTTTCCAAAGTCAAATGTATAAGATCCGCCGATGCTCATCGCATGTGTATTTAGACCTTCCCAGCTTAGTAAATCAGCCAGTTCAGCGGAGGCAATAACCAAGGCATTATTCCGCTTGGCGATATCTACAGTATCCCCCACATGATCCCCATGTCCATGCGTTAACAGAATTACATCTGCTTTTATACTCGACGCATCTAGATCCGTATTTGTGTTACCTGTAATAAACGGATCAATCCAAATGCTTTTTCCATTCGTTTCGATTCTAACAACAGAATGCCCATGATAAGTTACTTTCACCTTTATTTCCTCCTTGTTCAGACAACTGAATTAAATTGGATAATGCCATACCTGACTTCCATTGGTATAACCGATTGTGCAATCCTACATGCGTCTGCCCGTTCATAAGTAAACCCATCAAAACGCTGGCTAATGATCCGGCGAACGTTTGATGGGCATAATGTAAGCAGGATGCACCGCTTTTGGTGTGAAAATGTTAGAAATTTTGCGCTGCTTTACGTGCTTTTTCGATAGCTTCTGCTTTGATCTGTGGAGCGCGTTCACCAGCTGTAGATACACCTTCAATAAATAAGTGGTCAACATCTGTTATACCAACAAAGTTCAATACCGTTTGCAGGTGACGATTGCCATTCTCACGATCAGCGACAGGGCCTGCGGAATATACGCCGCCACTTGCTTGAATGTGGAATGCTTTTTTGTTTTCGAGCAGACCAACTGGACCATTCTCAGTATATTTGAAGGTTTTGGCTCTAACACAGAAGGAATCGATGTACGCTTTCATTACTGGAGGGTATGAGAAGTTCCACATCGGTGTCACGAATACATACTTGTCTGCTGCCACGAACTCTTCAAGCAGTTCATTTAACTGAGCTACTTTTTGTTGTTGAGCTGCACTCAATTCCTCAAATGTACCACCTGTTTGCAGCTTGCCCCACGCGTCCAGCACATCCGCATCGATATGAGGAATGTTGCGTTGGTACAGATCAACATGCACAACCTCGTCTGCTGGGTGATTTTCTTTATAGGCTTGTACGAATTGTTCGCCAGCTGAAAGGCTGTACGATGCTTCTGGGTTACCTGGGTGAGCTGTGATGTATAGTAGTGTTGACATAGTTATAACTTCCTCTCTTTTGTACGATTATGTGAAATCGATGTTTAAATGTTTTGGCGTCAAACGATGAATGGAGCTTCTCCATTGCCATAAGACCAGTTATCCTTGGTGACTTCAATCAGGTTGATAAACACATCTTCTTTACGGATGTCACGCTGTTGATGCAATTGTTCAGCTAATTCTGCATAGAATTCTTTCTTCACATCAGCGGAACGGCCAGCGTTCAACGTGATCTGTACAATAAGGAATCCATCTGTTCTCTCAATATCCAGGCAAGTAAGATCGAAGCTGAAATGTTCACGATCCAGTTCTTCAATAATCAGAAAACGGTCATTCGCAGGTACATGCAGTTTATCTACAATCGTTTGCAGAACGATCTCACCAATTTGTGCTTTCTCTTCACTGGAGCGACCCTTCAAAGTTACAATGCGAGTTAAAGGCATTTGCGCTACCTCCTAGGTTTGTTTTTGTTGATATGGTTTATTTTATCTGCTAAAATCCAGAACACGAATGTACATAAGTTCGTGTTTGTTCGTGTCGAACTTGCTTAGTCTACGGAATTCAGGTGATGATATGGAAGAAGGCAAATTATCGAAAGATTGGCCTCATGAGTGGATCAAAAAAATACGTTCCAGACCAATCAGACGAGGCTCAGCCAAACGAATGCGTCAGATCGATCTGGCCAAAAGGGTCGGTGTTGACCCTAGAACGGTTCAGCAATGGGAGAATGGAGATCGCCTTCCCAGCGTTGGCAACCTCAAGCTCATCATCCAAGCATTCTGGGAAGATGGTCTTTTTCTAGAAATAAATCCGTCTCAAGAAGCCGAACAGCTATGGCTAGCCGTCAAACGATTTTCGGAAGCACGTTCAGCGACAGGCCGTGAATTTCCAGATTTTGACGCTGCGTGGTTTGCAACGTTAGCTGTCACAGAGGTCATGGAAACAAATTTTACTAGAGAGGTGAAGACAACCTCCTCCGCCTCAGTGTCTGCTACAATTCATTTACCAAGGCTCACCTCTCACTTCGTTGGACGGAATCAAGCCAAGGTCGATATCATGGAACGGTTACATATTCACTCACTTGTCTCGATCGTAGGGTCAGGCGGCATCGGTAAAACCTCACTTGCTGCTGAGGTCGCTTCATCGCTGATAGACGTGTACCCGGATGGGGTGTGGATGTTTGAATTCGGCGTGATTCATGAATCACATGACTTGGGACAATTGCTTCTAGCTACGCTGGGGATACAAAATCAGGCGAGCCAAACGGATCTTCAGGCCGTTATGGACAGGATTGCTGACCGTAAGATGTTATTCATTTTTGATAATTGTGAGCATCTGATTGATGCCATTGCAGCTACCGCCGAATCCTTGTTGTCTGCTGCGCCAGAATTAACCATTCTCGCTACCAGTCGTGAACCTTTTAATATTACAGGAGAATGGGTATACCGTATTCCTCCCTTGTCCTACCCAGGTGATGATCGTTCACTGCAAGAACTTGATGAACAAGAACTATTGGCGTTTGAAGCGGTACAATTATTTTTGGAACGGGCACGCATTGCAGTCCCGCAGTTCCAACCAACGTTAACTGCTCTCAAGCGTATTGGAGCCATTTGTAAAAAGGTCGAGGGTATACCACTAGCTATCGAGCTAGCCGTTG
This genomic interval carries:
- a CDS encoding ABC transporter ATP-binding protein, which gives rise to MKDTSLLRINELGIRFTKRDQHTDVLHHISLDIREGEILCLVGESGSGKSVAAKSIMQLLPRPAAQYTHGQIWFDGQDLLTLNEKQMQRIRGKRIAMVFQDALSALNPVYTIGTQMVDVIRLHAPKRISKKAALEEAKSWLTQVEIRNVDDVVKQYPFQLSGGMRQRVMIAMALSSRPELLLADEPTTALDVTVQAQILRLILKLKEQYGMTVLFITHDLGVVHEIADRVIVMRHGNLVEEGTKEAIFGRPEHPYTKQLLNSMPRIYFEGVDI
- a CDS encoding ABC transporter permease, whose translation is MKHYVLKRLGQSVLAVLGAATLVFFIIRLSGDPARLMLPPEASEEQVTALRESLGFNQPLWMQYIDYLKNLFTGDLGNSLYYKESALKLVLERMPATIDLAMFAIVIAVTVGLLAGIVSAYKKNSWIDYVVNGWIFLTQSLPVFWIGIVLIMIFAVNLHWLPTSGNRGLESIILPALTLAAYPIAPIARTMRASLIEVMDKGYMITSQAQGFSKPSRILKRGLKNAFLPVITVISLEFGVMIAGAVVTETIFSWPGVGQLIIQGVSNRDFPLVQASILVISIIYIAITLVTDLIYHRLDPRIKVH
- a CDS encoding ABC transporter permease, coding for MKKRSLLRANAKGIASIGSLTVIFVLTVFAPLFAPFDPYRQSLQDILIPPGSTYSGDGAMSLLGTDQLGRDVLSRLLYGGRLSLWISIVAVVISGVLGSIIGIVAGYFGGKTDAVLMRLADIQMSIPSMLLAIVMVAVLGSGLTNIVIVLAVTGWVTFARVVRSQVLSLKELEYVEAAKAMGVPSISIMAKHILPNTLYTIATQAALQMSHMILLAAALSFLGLGIDVSTPSWGGMVNDGKSYISSAWWLSTIPGLAIALVIMTINLFGDWLRDRAEFR
- a CDS encoding succinylglutamate desuccinylase/aspartoacylase domain-containing protein, with amino-acid sequence MHQSLSAASIFAKPYPVYASLEQAFRQQPSASVSRIQEIHEEQTIVLFLIKGIQEGPTVWVQAALHGDEHDGIIACAKLMNDIVPEHLSGNLILCPVTNPTAMLAGTNGSPLDGINLNRVFGQNATDASYSGRYGRWLANNIIAYADFLIDLHGGGRWLDVCPFAMVASDHDAAFERSMAVLNKIPLTATYVCQSGTKGMLINEVCQQGIPAVLLESGGGNYWTSRAVDTHLQAVQVILDQLGVYPSVQFSQAEETPGMNRKPAQISDIVEMRFETSGLLTFSRQVGENARLGEELMRVLSYPGLEEQSIICPIEHGVILSIHAASTVHQNGYAVMLGKLA
- a CDS encoding ABC transporter substrate-binding protein gives rise to the protein MKKSKFLLILTLLAVFAAGCSTTSKSGAGEEATGEGQDQKLEITIARAFDVNGLDPGFLTENAQVVDNIFDTLVKRDAEEKLVPGLATSWSQIDDTTWQFKLREGVTFTNGEAFNADAVKYSLDRVLDPANNAPTASYVSTIQEVNVVDEYTVNVVTKKPDPLVPTRFNRYPTEIVPPKYAEEVGQEQFAQKPIGTGPYQFVSWDKGSNVVLEANPNYWGGEPDVKKVTFRSIPEASTRVSALLNGEVDLITAVSPEDREKIESSSTARLSTVERAGNTVYVGFKTDVKPFDDPKVRQALNYAIDVKSIVDKVLQGAAVQTNSLIGPKDFGYAGEPEGYSYDPEKAKQLLAEAGYPNGFSATLDTVSWYIKNTDVAQVIAEQLKAVGVNIKVNNVESSVYRTLVPAGKQSDMYVLGWSSTNTLDADAAIYAILRSGESYSTYANKDVDAKLDEARSVTDEAKRKQLYQEIQDEVLKDAPRIFLYQENQYYGVSDGLKWDGRVDGSIPVSTISAGNE
- a CDS encoding FMN-dependent NADH-azoreductase, translated to MSTLLYITAHPGNPEASYSLSAGEQFVQAYKENHPADEVVHVDLYQRNIPHIDADVLDAWGKLQTGGTFEELSAAQQQKVAQLNELLEEFVAADKYVFVTPMWNFSYPPVMKAYIDSFCVRAKTFKYTENGPVGLLENKKAFHIQASGGVYSAGPVADRENGNRHLQTVLNFVGITDVDHLFIEGVSTAGERAPQIKAEAIEKARKAAQNF
- a CDS encoding metal-dependent hydrolase, which translates into the protein MKVTYHGHSVVRIETNGKSIWIDPFITGNTNTDLDASSIKADVILLTHGHGDHVGDTVDIAKRNNALVIASAELADLLSWEGLNTHAMSIGGSYTFDFGKVKITQAFHSSSYVDPETRTIIYTGMPTGILFTAEGKTVFHAGDTGLFYDMKVIGERNDIDLAFLPIGDNHTMGAEDASVAAEWLQAKQVVPIHFNTFPFIQQDPHAFVSLLPNGVGKVLEPGEGIEL
- a CDS encoding tautomerase family protein: MPLTRIVTLKGRSSEEKAQIGEIVLQTIVDKLHVPANDRFLIIEELDREHFSFDLTCLDIERTDGFLIVQITLNAGRSADVKKEFYAELAEQLHQQRDIRKEDVFINLIEVTKDNWSYGNGEAPFIV
- a CDS encoding ABC transporter ATP-binding protein, giving the protein MSKHLLEAEGLHKVYRTRNGTDFAAVQDVSFYLGQGETLGIVGESGSGKTTVAKMVAGMIPLTSGSIALGDKALSGTKRIRSDKRSIQYVFQDPVSSLNPRWKIRDIVAEPLKLYFQMNAKAIDKRVDELLDDVGLPREFKSRYPGELSGGQCQRVGIARALAAEPAVIVCDEPTSALDMTIQAQILELLKKLQQQKGVSYLFIAHGLEVIYSISHRVMVMKAGEVVEAGETKQIFHDPQHEYTRSLIEAIPRINIPQFQ